The window ATCGAAGACAGGTATCAAAGGTAAAGAGGAAATCCAGGAAGTGGTCTTCCTTGTCGTTGATGGCAAAGCTTCTATGGTTCCTGTAAAAACCGGCATCCAGGATAATATGTATATTGTTATCACCGAAGGCCTTGAGGATGGGCAGGAGGTTATTACCGGCCCCTATCGCGCTGTTTCTAAAAGGTTGAAAGACGGTGACGAGGTAACAGTAGTAGATAAAAAGAACCTGTTCAGTGAAGACGAAGAATAGTGGCTTATCTGCTTCATATTGAGACTGCAACACAGGTTTGTTCCGTCGCCTTATCCCTGGATGGCAGAGTTCTGTCATGCCTTGAAAGCCATGAGAAGAACTCACATTCTGCAGTTTTAACCCTATTAATCAATGAACTTCTTAACCAGGAAGGGATGGCATATTCTGAGTTGGATGCTGTTGCCGTCAGCATGGGTCCGGGCTCTTATACCGGCCTCAGGATAGGGGTTTCTGCTGCCAAAGGATTTTGTTATGCACTTGATATTCCAATGATTTCGGTTCCTACATTGCAATCCATGGCGGCTGGAGCTTCTGGTCTTCCGGGAATACAGCCGGGATCATTATTATGTCCTATGATCGATGCCCGTCGTATGGAGGTTTATACGGCAGTGTTTAACCAAAACCTTCAGGAGGTAATGGAAACACAGGCTATGATCGTTACGGAAAACTCATTCCTGGAGTATCTTGCAGATTACCCCATATGTTTTATTGGAGACGGTGCAGCTAAAACACGCGACATCCTGGAAAAACTGCCCAACGTATTTTATCCCGCTGGTTTTGAGGTCTCAGCAAAATTTATGTGCGGCCTGTCGTGGAAAAAATTCCTGGAAAAAGACTTTGAAGATGTAGCTTATTTCGAACCGTATTACCTGAAAGATTTTATTGCCGGGAAACCCCGTGTAAGAGGCTTATAAGCGTTCCGATATAGAAGACCTTTCATGATCCACGTTGTATTCGAACTGTACAGTTATATGCGTTATGCCAAACTGATCCATCAACATGCGTTCTATTGTTTCCAAAATGGGCTTTGTATCTGAAACCCTGATGTTCTCAGAAACAATAACATGACATTCAAAATGAATGAGGCTGTCATTCAGATTCCAGAGATGAACATGATGGACGTTGGCTATCCCCGGGATTTTTTCAACCTCGGCTTTGATTTTATTCAGGCTCATTCCACGAGGTGTGCCCTGCATCAGAATATCCACCGTTTCACGGAACACAAACCATGTTTCCCGGAGAATATAAAGGCTTATCAGAACCGTGACCAGCGGGTCAATCCAGAACAGGTCGAAGAAATAGATCAGGATGCCTCCTATGATTACGGCAACCGATGACAGAGTATCGGAAAGCAGGTGAAGATAGGCTGACCGGATATTTATGTTTTTCCCCGAATCTTTTCTCAGGATTAATACGCTGATCAGATTGGCTGCCAGTCCGGCGGTTGCTACGATAAACATGATCTGGCCCCTGATGGGCTCGGGGTCCATAAAGCGTTTGACGGCTTCGATGAAAAGAAAAACGGAAACCAGAATAAGAACCAGGGAATTCAGGAAAGCGGCCAGGATCTCGACCCGTTTGTATCCGAATGTTTTCCTGTCGTTGGAGGCCCGCCTGGATATTTTGTTTGCGATCCAGGCAATGAATAAAGCAATGGTATCACTGAGGTTGTGAAGAGCATCGGACAACAGGGCCAGGCTGTTGGACAATATACCTCCTATAACCTCGGCAATGGTAATTGCCAGGTTAAGGAACACTGTTATTACAAGGTTTCTCCCACTGACCGGTTCAGGATGATTTCGCCCCATCGGATAAAATTACTAAGAAATTCAATGACAACCATCGGTTCCGCAAGAGCAGGAAGTCTTTCCTGCTGCTTTTTCCAGGGCCTCCTTTCCTTCCCTGAAAGCAAACCATGCAATACCCAGGGAGCCGGCTATATCGAAATATCCAATTCTGAATATTTCATACAGGCCGCTGGAGATTAGCAGGATAACCGATAAAT is drawn from Bacteroidota bacterium and contains these coding sequences:
- a CDS encoding cation diffusion facilitator family transporter, with protein sequence MGRNHPEPVSGRNLVITVFLNLAITIAEVIGGILSNSLALLSDALHNLSDTIALFIAWIANKISRRASNDRKTFGYKRVEILAAFLNSLVLILVSVFLFIEAVKRFMDPEPIRGQIMFIVATAGLAANLISVLILRKDSGKNINIRSAYLHLLSDTLSSVAVIIGGILIYFFDLFWIDPLVTVLISLYILRETWFVFRETVDILMQGTPRGMSLNKIKAEVEKIPGIANVHHVHLWNLNDSLIHFECHVIVSENIRVSDTKPILETIERMLMDQFGITHITVQFEYNVDHERSSISERL
- the tsaB gene encoding tRNA (adenosine(37)-N6)-threonylcarbamoyltransferase complex dimerization subunit type 1 TsaB — its product is MAYLLHIETATQVCSVALSLDGRVLSCLESHEKNSHSAVLTLLINELLNQEGMAYSELDAVAVSMGPGSYTGLRIGVSAAKGFCYALDIPMISVPTLQSMAAGASGLPGIQPGSLLCPMIDARRMEVYTAVFNQNLQEVMETQAMIVTENSFLEYLADYPICFIGDGAAKTRDILEKLPNVFYPAGFEVSAKFMCGLSWKKFLEKDFEDVAYFEPYYLKDFIAGKPRVRGL